A region of Dioscorea cayenensis subsp. rotundata cultivar TDr96_F1 chromosome 5, TDr96_F1_v2_PseudoChromosome.rev07_lg8_w22 25.fasta, whole genome shotgun sequence DNA encodes the following proteins:
- the LOC120261924 gene encoding uncharacterized protein LOC120261924, protein MLMRGGSIFAFSRNENFLMNLPALISIRRHIHLKDVRSREFLHVCWSHALIQLIRDVHEVLQGGHERSLQAHHQRIRVKKLFSVQDFFRYAKTEGISMRIGGLRLRCLRILRLRAQIKRNLLIFFRWSFSTPSLPLW, encoded by the exons ATGCTGATGAGGGGCGGATCCATATTTGCATTCTCCCGCAACGAGAACTTTCTCATGAACTTGCCAGCCCTTATCTCCATCCGCAG GCATATCCACCTCAAAGATGTACGATCAAGGGAGTTCCTTCACGTCTGCTGGAGTCATGCTCTTATCCAACTCATCAGGGATGTCCATGAGGTGCTGCAAGGTGGACATGAGAGGTCCCTCCAAGCCCATCACCAG AGAATTAGGGTGAAGAAACTGTTTTCCGTCCAGGACTTCTTTCGGTATGCTAAGACCGAAG gtATTTCAATGAGAATTGGTGGCCTTCGTCTTCGGTGTTTGAGGATCCTCCGGTTGAGAGCGCAGATAAAGAGAAacttattgatatttttcag GTGGAGCTTCTCTACACCAAGTTTGCCTCTTTGGTGA
- the LOC120259991 gene encoding LRR receptor-like serine/threonine-protein kinase GSO1 produces the protein MPSQLGKLNQVIYLNFMANKLQGTIPKSFGRLVSLQNLDLFVNQLTGSVPEELSELSELVFLVLFGNQLFGPLSRKLCQNSSKLEHLLLCANNFTGEIPLSLVSSQSLKQLDLANNNLSGLIPSELDELLNFTNLLLNNNSFSSTIPRSLGNLNSLQTLTLYHNELRGRIPEELGILYNSLHGNGGEETKEMMKEKRGG, from the coding sequence ATGCCGAGTCAACTCGGAAAGCTAAATCAAGTCATTTACCTCAACTTCATGGCCAATAAACTTCAAGGTACAATTCCAAAGTCTTTTGGAAGACTTGTAAGTCTTCagaatcttgatttatttgtgAACCAGCTCACAGGCTCTGTTCCAGAAGAACTCAGTGAGTTAAGTGAGTTGGTGTTCTTAGTCTTGTTTGGAAACCAGCTTTTCGGGCCATTGTCAAGGAAGCTCTGCCAGAACTCTTCAAAGTTGGAGCACTTGCTTCTTTGTGCCAACAACTTCACTGGAGAAATTCCTTTGAGTTTAGTGTCAAGTCAATCTCTGAAGCAGTTGGACTTGGCCAATAACAACCTCAGTGGTTTGATTCCATCAGAGCTCGATGAGCTTTTGAACTTCACTAATCTCCTTCTCAACAACAACAGCTTCTCTAGCACCATTCCCAGGAGTCTAGGTAATCTCAACAGCCTTCAAACACTCACATTGTACCACAATGAGCTCAGAGGAAGAATCCCTGAAGAATTAGGCATACTGTACAACTCACTCCATGGAAACGGCGGAGAAGAAACGAAGGAAAtgatgaaggagaagagaggaggCTGA